One window from the genome of Strix uralensis isolate ZFMK-TIS-50842 chromosome 22, bStrUra1, whole genome shotgun sequence encodes:
- the DCAKD gene encoding dephospho-CoA kinase domain-containing protein isoform X1 → MFLVGLSGGIASGKSTVVAILRELGCAVIDADVIAREVVQPHFKAYRQIVRYFGTEILLENGEINREALGNIIFSHPEKRQLLNSITHPEIQKEMLKQILKHFVLGCRYVILDIPLLFETNRLTKFMKYTVLVYWREKRHVPSSQCTRGFLLRCPPNPALSHGENRCLWAFRWLGQGLGHCPGVMGRGNAENMPQGRPGQCCRGGSADPRAGCLCRTQNEAGSISAPHFTSVIPPCAEEGRQTPPSLPSRQ, encoded by the exons ATGTTCCTGGTCGGACTCTCGGGTGGAATCGCATCGGGGAAGAGCACGGTGGTGGCCATACTCCGGGAACTGGGCTGTGCTGTGATTGATGCCGATGTTATTGCCAGAGAGG TGGTGCAGCCCCACTTCAAGGCCTATCGGCAGATCGTGCGTTACTTTGGCACCGAGATCCTCTTGGAGAATGGAGAGATAAATCGTGAGGCTCTAGGAAACATTATCTTCTCCCACCCGGAGAAACGGCAGCTGCTGAACTCCATCACCCACCCAGAGATCCAGAAGGAGATGCTGAAGCAGATCTTGAAGCACTTTGTGCTAG GCTGCCGCTACGTGATCCTCGACATCCCTCTGCTCTTCGAGACCAACAGATTGACCAAGTTTATGAAATACACGGTCTTGGTTTATTG GCGGGAGAAGCGACACGTTCCTTCATCCCAGTGTACGAGGGGCTTCTTACTGAGGTGTCCCCCAAACCCGGCACTGTCGCACGGGGAAAATCGCTGTCTTTGGGCCTTCCGTTGGCTGGGGCAGGGTTTGGGGCACTGCCCCGGTGTTATGGGCCGTGGGAACGCCGAAAACATGCCGCAGGGTCGGCCTGGGCAGTGCTGCAGGGGTGGCTCTGCTGATCCGAGGGCAGGATGCCTGTGCCGGACCCAAAATGAAGCGGGGAGCATCTCTGCCCCCCACTTTACCTCAGTTATTCCCCCTTGTGCCGAGGAGGGCAGGCAAACCCCCCCTTCCCTCCCGTCCCGGCAGTGA
- the DCAKD gene encoding dephospho-CoA kinase domain-containing protein isoform X2 yields MFLVGLSGGIASGKSTVVAILRELGCAVIDADVIAREVVQPHFKAYRQIVRYFGTEILLENGEINREALGNIIFSHPEKRQLLNSITHPEIQKEMLKQILKHFVLGCRYVILDIPLLFETNRLTKFMKYTVLVYCDPPTQLSRLRKRNGLSQAEAEARIASQLPLDEKRKLATHVIDNSGERESTRRQVLRLHARLEGSLDFLWARLAVGTVVVGLGGLVYLLLRHFIS; encoded by the exons ATGTTCCTGGTCGGACTCTCGGGTGGAATCGCATCGGGGAAGAGCACGGTGGTGGCCATACTCCGGGAACTGGGCTGTGCTGTGATTGATGCCGATGTTATTGCCAGAGAGG TGGTGCAGCCCCACTTCAAGGCCTATCGGCAGATCGTGCGTTACTTTGGCACCGAGATCCTCTTGGAGAATGGAGAGATAAATCGTGAGGCTCTAGGAAACATTATCTTCTCCCACCCGGAGAAACGGCAGCTGCTGAACTCCATCACCCACCCAGAGATCCAGAAGGAGATGCTGAAGCAGATCTTGAAGCACTTTGTGCTAG GCTGCCGCTACGTGATCCTCGACATCCCTCTGCTCTTCGAGACCAACAGATTGACCAAGTTTATGAAATACACGGTCTTGGTTTATTG TGACCCGCCGACGCAGCTGTCCCGGCTGAGGAAGAGGAACGGGCTGTcccaggcagaggcagaagcTCGCATCGCCTCCCAGCTGCCGCTGGACGAGAAGCGCAAATTAGCGACTCACGTCATCGACAACTCCGGGGAGCGGGAGAGCACGCGCCGGCAGGTCCTGAGGCTGCACGCCCGCCTCGAGGGTTCCCTGGATTTCCTCTGGGCACGGCTGGCGGTGGGCACGGTTGTAGTTGGGCTTGGAGGGCTGGTGTACCTTCTCCTCCGGCATTTCATCTCTtaa
- the NMT1 gene encoding glycylpeptide N-tetradecanoyltransferase 1, translating to MADDSETAVRRPPARPPRPSAEENDHEHCSDCENEAEHGSNRGGLSPANDSGAKKKKKKPKRKKEKGGDQPDQAQDQPVKVNSLPAERIQEIQKAIELFSVGQGPAKTMEEASKRSYQFWDTQPVPKLGEVVNTHGPVEPDKDNIRQEPYTLPQGFTWDALDLGDRGVLKELYTLLNENYVEDDDNMFRFDYSPEFLLWALRPPGWLPQWHCGVRVVSSKKLVGFISAIPATIHIYDTEKKMVEINFLCVHKKLRSKRVAPVLIREITRRVHLEGIFQAVYTAGVVLPKPVGTCRYWHRSLNPRKLIEVKFSHLSRNMTMQRTMKLYRLPETPKTPGLRPMEHRDISAVHKLLTEYLKQFHLTPVMSREEVEHWFLPQENIIDTFVVESAPGEVTDFLSFYTLPSTIMNHPTHKSLKAAYSFYNVHTKTPLIDLMSDALILAKSKGFDVFNALDLMENKTFLEKLKFGIGDGNLQYYLYNWKCPSMAPEKVGLVLQ from the exons ATGGCGGACGACAGTGAGACAGCAGTGAGGCGGCCACCGGCGAGGCCTCCGCGGCCGTCGGCGGAGGAGAACGACCACGAGCACTGCAGCGACTGCGAGAACGAGGCGGAGCACGGCTCCAACCGGGG GGGCTTGAGTCCAGCAAATGACAGCGGagccaaaaagaagaaaaagaaacccaaacggaagaaagagaaaggaggagatcAGCCCGACCAGGCTCAGGATCAGCCGGTGAAG GTGAACTCTTTACCAGCTGAGAGGATCCAGGAGATTCAAAAAGCCATCGAGCTCTTCTCTGTAGGTCAGGGCCCTGCCAAAACCATGGAGGAAGCCAGCAAGAGGAGCTACCAGTTCTGGGACACACAGCCGGTGCCCAAGCTCG GAGAAGTGGTGAACACCCACGGTCCTGTTGAGCCGGATAAAGACAATATCCGTCAGGAGCCATACACCTTGCCCCAGGGCTTCACCTGGGATGCCCTGGACCTTGGGGATAGAGGCGTG CTGAAAGAGCTGTACACGCTTCTGAACGAGAACTATGTGGAGGACGATGACAACATGTTCCGGTTCGATTACTCTCCTGAGTTCCTGCTGTG GGCGCTGCGTCCTCCGGGCTGGTTGCCCCAGTGGCACTGTGGAGTCAGAGTTGTCTCCAGCAAGAAGCTGGTTGGATTTATCAGCGCGATTCCAGCCACTATCCACATCTATGACAC AGAGAAGAAGATGGTAGAGATAAACTTCCTGTGTGTCCACAAAAAGTTGCGCTCGAAACGGGTGGCTCCAGTTCTGATCCGCGAGATCACGCGGCGGGTTCATCTGGAGGGAATCTTTCAGGCTGTTTACACTGCGGGAGTGGTGCTGCCAAAGCCTGTGGGGACTTGCAG GTACTGGCACCGGTCCCTGAATCCTCGGAAACTCATCGAGGTCAAATTTTCCCACCTGAGCAGGAACATGACTATGCAACGTACCATGAAGCTTTACCGGTTGCCCGAG ACTCCCAAGACTCCTGGCTTGCGGCCAATGGAGCACAGAGATATCTCCGCAGTGCACAAGCTCTTGACCGAGTACCTGAAGCAGTTCCACCTGACGCCTGTCATGAGCCGAGAGGAGGTGGAGCACTGGTTCTTACCTCAGGAGAACATCATCGACACCTTTGTGGTGGAG AGTGCCCCAGGGGAGGTGACAGACTTCCTGAGCTTCTACACACTGCCCTCCACCATCATGAACCACCCGACTCACAAGAGCCTGAAAGCTGCTTACTCCTTCTACAACGTTCACACCAAGACGCCTCTCATCGACCTCATGAGCGATGCTCTCATACTCGCCAAGTCG AAAGGATTCGACGTCTTCAATGCACTGGATCTCATGGAAAACAAAACCTTCCTGGAGAAGCTGAAGTTTGGGATTGGGGACGGGAACCTGCAGTATTACCTGTACAATTGGAAGTGTCCCAGCATGGCACCAGAGAAG GTCGGACTGGTGTTGCAGTAA